A window of Rubricoccus marinus contains these coding sequences:
- a CDS encoding DUF7218 family protein — translation MADHGPQIKDDETYEALRADGASKEKAARIANAQANPDQHPSEKGGHEPPYEQWAKDELYSRAQEVGIRGRSDMNKAELIEALRNH, via the coding sequence ATGGCAGACCACGGACCCCAGATCAAAGACGACGAGACGTACGAGGCCCTCCGCGCCGACGGCGCTTCCAAGGAAAAAGCGGCCCGCATCGCGAACGCGCAGGCCAACCCGGACCAGCACCCCTCAGAAAAAGGTGGCCACGAGCCGCCCTACGAGCAGTGGGCCAAGGACGAACTCTACAGCCGCGCGCAAGAGGTCGGCATCCGCGGGCGTTCGGACATGAACAAGGCGGAGCTGATCGAGGCGCTGCGGAACCACTAA